Proteins found in one Deltaproteobacteria bacterium genomic segment:
- a CDS encoding tail fiber protein, with the protein MAPGGAAATAQLVQSIDGVTDDYVTTLAIDTTQAPQVVYTATIDLVAPFLKIVFVNSGAPTTLAYSIVARPSASGGGGSGGGGGGGSVVPTGTVLDFAGASAPSGYLLADGTVYPIATYPALGALLGATYGGDGITTFGVPDGRGRSTVGVGTGPGLTPRALGATGGEENHALVTGELAAHGHPVTDPGHSHAYSLGNEAGASSGLDNDLLLLPGTFSGAISAASTGITVGSTGSGTGHNTMHPFVALNKIIKT; encoded by the coding sequence ATGGCCCCGGGCGGCGCGGCGGCGACGGCGCAGCTTGTCCAGTCGATCGACGGCGTGACGGACGACTACGTCACGACCCTCGCGATCGACACGACGCAGGCCCCCCAGGTCGTCTACACGGCGACGATCGACCTCGTCGCGCCGTTCCTCAAGATCGTCTTCGTCAACAGCGGCGCGCCGACGACGCTCGCCTACTCGATCGTGGCTCGCCCCTCGGCGAGCGGCGGGGGTGGCAGCGGCGGGGGCGGCGGGGGAGGTTCGGTGGTCCCGACCGGCACGGTGCTCGACTTCGCCGGCGCCTCGGCGCCGAGCGGCTACCTCCTGGCGGACGGCACGGTCTACCCGATCGCGACCTACCCGGCGCTCGGCGCGCTTCTCGGCGCGACCTACGGCGGCGACGGGATCACGACCTTCGGCGTGCCCGACGGGCGCGGGCGCTCGACGGTCGGCGTCGGCACGGGCCCCGGCCTCACGCCGCGGGCGCTCGGCGCCACGGGCGGCGAGGAGAACCACGCCCTGGTGACCGGCGAGCTTGCCGCTCACGGCCACCCCGTCACCGACCCGGGCCACAGCCACGCCTACAGCCTCGGCAACGAGGCGGGCGCGTCCTCCGGCCTCGACAACGACCTGCTCTTGCTGCCCGGCACCTTCAGCGGCGCGATCTCGGCCGCCTCGACCGGGATCACGGTCGGCAGCACCGGCTCCGGCACCGGCCACAACACCATGCACCCGTTCGTGGCCCTCAACAAGATCATCAAGACCTAG